The Serratia rhizosphaerae genome has a segment encoding these proteins:
- the dinF gene encoding MATE family efflux transporter DinF: MRLLASLTSDTDKALWRLALPMIFSNITVPLLGLVDTAVIGHLDSPVYLGGVAVGAMVTSFLFMLLLFLRMSTTGLTAQALGAQNPQALARAFMQPLLLALLAGLAIVLLRHPLIDLALQIVGGDGEVLTQARAFLEIRWLSAPAALANMVLLGWLLGVQYVRAPVILLIVGNLLNIVLDLWLVMGLGWNVQGAATATAVSEYATLLLGLWLSWRVMRMRGISPSMLRHAWRGNVRRLLALNRDIMLRSLLLQLCFASLTIFAARLGSEVVAVNAVLMNLLTFTAYALDGFAYAVEAHSGHAYGARDDSQLRLVWRAACRQSCLVALGFALVYACAGQQIVNMLTSLPELRTLAAHYLPWQMVLPLIGVWCYLLDGMFIGATRGAEMRNSMAVAAAGYGLTLLSLPLLGNHGLWLALCVFLGLRGAALGWIWHRHRVNGTWFAQGKAA, from the coding sequence ATGCGCCTGCTTGCCTCCTTGACTAGCGACACGGACAAAGCCCTGTGGCGTTTGGCGCTGCCGATGATCTTCTCCAACATTACCGTGCCGCTGCTGGGGCTGGTGGATACCGCGGTGATCGGCCACCTCGACAGCCCGGTCTATCTGGGCGGCGTGGCGGTGGGGGCGATGGTCACCAGCTTCCTGTTTATGCTGCTGCTGTTTTTGCGCATGAGTACCACTGGACTGACGGCGCAGGCGCTGGGGGCGCAAAACCCGCAGGCGCTGGCGCGCGCTTTTATGCAGCCGCTGCTGCTGGCGCTGCTGGCCGGGCTGGCGATTGTGCTGCTGCGCCACCCGCTGATCGATCTCGCACTGCAGATCGTCGGCGGTGACGGCGAGGTGCTGACGCAGGCGCGCGCGTTCCTGGAGATCCGCTGGCTCAGCGCGCCGGCGGCGCTGGCGAACATGGTGCTGCTGGGCTGGCTGCTGGGCGTCCAGTACGTGCGCGCGCCGGTGATCCTGCTGATTGTCGGCAACCTGCTGAATATCGTGCTGGACCTGTGGCTGGTGATGGGGCTGGGCTGGAACGTGCAGGGCGCGGCCACGGCCACCGCGGTGTCTGAATACGCCACCCTGCTGCTCGGGCTGTGGCTCAGCTGGCGCGTGATGCGCATGCGCGGCATTTCGCCGTCGATGCTGCGGCACGCCTGGCGCGGCAACGTGCGCCGTTTGCTGGCGCTCAACCGCGATATCATGCTGCGCTCCCTGTTGTTGCAGCTGTGCTTCGCTTCGCTGACCATTTTCGCCGCCCGCCTGGGCAGCGAGGTGGTGGCGGTCAATGCGGTGCTGATGAACCTGCTGACCTTTACCGCCTACGCGTTGGACGGCTTCGCCTATGCGGTTGAGGCGCACTCCGGGCACGCCTACGGCGCGCGTGACGACAGCCAGCTGCGTCTGGTCTGGCGCGCCGCCTGCCGTCAGTCCTGTCTGGTGGCGCTGGGCTTTGCGCTGGTGTACGCCTGCGCGGGACAGCAGATCGTCAATATGCTGACGTCGCTGCCGGAGCTGCGCACGCTGGCGGCTCACTATCTGCCGTGGCAGATGGTGTTGCCGCTGATTGGCGTATGGTGTTATCTGTTGGACGGCATGTTTATCGGCGCGACGCGCGGCGCAGAGATGCGCAACAGCATGGCGGTGGCGGCGGCGGGCTACGGCCTGACGCTGCTGAGTTTGCCGCTGTTGGGCAACCACGGGCTGTGGCTGGCACTGTGCGTCTTTCTGGGGCTGCGCGGCGCGGCGCTCGGTTGGATTTGGCACCGGCACCGCGTCAATGGCACCTGGTTTGCGCAGGGGAAGGCGGCTTAG
- a CDS encoding substrate-binding domain-containing protein: MSEIGKNKKTTIYDLAALSGVSASAVSAILNGSWKKRRISASLAEKVTRIAEEQGYAVNRQASLLRSARSKTIGMIVPKYDNRYFGSIVEKFEEMARERGLFPVITCTRRDPALEAEAAKTMLSWQVDCMIVTGATDPDRIAEICANAGVPALNLDLPGSRAPSVISANFDGARALTRRLLQHSPANAPLLFIGGRGGDHNTRERLRGFLAAHQEAGLTVPETHILLCGYRAEKAEAALANYFHGHRDAQSGFFVNSTISLEGVVRFLSGQGMLRGEPRRAMGCFDWDPFVAMLGDDIMMVKQDVGAMMTEVFRQVESGISGTALTEIPVELMV; this comes from the coding sequence GTGAGCGAGATCGGCAAAAACAAGAAAACCACCATCTACGATCTGGCTGCGCTCAGCGGCGTATCCGCCAGCGCGGTCAGCGCGATCCTGAACGGCAGCTGGAAAAAACGCCGTATCAGCGCCAGCCTGGCGGAAAAGGTGACGCGGATTGCCGAAGAGCAAGGCTATGCGGTCAACCGACAGGCCAGCCTGCTGCGCAGCGCGCGCTCCAAAACCATCGGCATGATCGTACCGAAGTACGATAACCGCTATTTCGGCTCGATCGTCGAGAAATTCGAGGAGATGGCGCGCGAACGCGGCCTGTTCCCGGTGATTACCTGCACCCGGCGCGATCCGGCGCTGGAGGCGGAAGCCGCCAAAACCATGCTCTCCTGGCAGGTTGACTGCATGATCGTCACCGGCGCCACCGATCCGGACAGAATCGCCGAGATCTGCGCCAATGCCGGCGTGCCCGCGCTGAATCTGGATCTGCCCGGCAGCCGCGCGCCGTCGGTGATTTCCGCCAACTTTGACGGCGCCCGCGCGCTGACCCGCCGGCTGCTGCAACACAGTCCGGCAAACGCCCCGCTGCTGTTTATCGGCGGCCGCGGCGGCGATCACAATACCCGGGAACGCCTGCGGGGCTTTCTGGCCGCGCATCAGGAAGCCGGCCTGACGGTGCCCGAGACGCATATTTTGCTGTGCGGCTATCGGGCGGAAAAAGCGGAAGCGGCGCTGGCGAACTATTTTCACGGCCACCGCGACGCCCAGAGCGGGTTTTTCGTTAACTCCACCATTTCGCTGGAAGGCGTGGTTCGCTTTCTCAGCGGCCAGGGCATGCTGCGCGGCGAGCCGCGGCGGGCAATGGGCTGTTTTGACTGGGATCCCTTCGTCGCCATGCTGGGGGACGATATCATGATGGTGAAACAGGACGTCGGCGCGATGATGACGGAAGTGTTCCGTCAGGTGGAAAGCGGCATCAGCGGCACGGCGCTGACAGAGATCCCGGTGGAGCTGATGGTATAA
- the zur gene encoding zinc uptake transcriptional repressor Zur has translation MTPTNQEKLLAQAERLCQQRNVRLTPQRLEVLRLMAQQPGAISAYDLLDLLRVVEPQAKPPTVYRALDFLLEQGFIHRVESANSYVLCHHFEEPMHTSALFICDRCGQVTERPTEGVEETLQKLAQESGFVLRHSVVEAHGLCAGCVEVEACDSQHDCDHDHSIVVKKK, from the coding sequence ATGACCCCAACCAACCAGGAAAAGCTGCTCGCGCAGGCAGAACGACTCTGCCAGCAACGCAATGTGCGCCTGACGCCACAACGGCTGGAAGTGTTACGCCTGATGGCGCAGCAGCCCGGTGCGATCAGCGCCTACGATCTGCTCGACCTGCTGCGCGTCGTGGAGCCGCAGGCCAAACCGCCGACGGTATACCGCGCGCTGGATTTTCTGCTGGAACAGGGATTTATCCACCGCGTCGAGTCGGCCAACAGCTACGTGCTGTGCCACCACTTCGAAGAGCCGATGCATACCTCGGCGCTGTTTATCTGCGACCGCTGCGGCCAGGTCACCGAGCGCCCGACGGAGGGCGTGGAAGAGACGCTGCAAAAGCTGGCGCAGGAATCCGGCTTTGTGCTGCGTCACAGCGTGGTGGAAGCTCACGGCCTGTGCGCCGGCTGCGTTGAGGTGGAAGCCTGCGACAGCCAGCATGACTGCGATCACGACCACAGCATCGTGGTGAAGAAGAAGTAA
- the alr gene encoding alanine racemase has product MKAATAVIDRRALRHNLQQVRRQAPNSRLIAVVKANAYGHGLLETAHTLQDADSYGVARIGEALMLRSGGIVKPILLLEGFFCADDLPVLAANHIETAVHSIEQLEALEQATLPHPVTVWMKLDTGMHRLGVRPEQAEAFYQRLCACRNVAQPVNIMSHFSRADEPESDATLRQIACFEQFARGKPGQRSIAASGGTLLWPDAHNEWVRPGIILYGVSPLESGDGGAFDLQPAMTLKSSLIAVREHRAGEPVGYGGSWVSERDTRLGVVAIGYGDGYPRSAPSGTPIWLNGREVPIVGRVSMDMISVDLGPNAGDKVGDEAILWGAALPVERVAATTGISAYELITKLTQRVAMEYIGD; this is encoded by the coding sequence ATGAAAGCGGCAACCGCTGTAATCGACCGCCGCGCTCTGCGACACAACCTGCAACAGGTACGCCGTCAGGCGCCGAACAGCCGCCTGATCGCGGTTGTGAAAGCAAACGCTTATGGACATGGCCTGCTGGAAACGGCCCACACCCTGCAAGACGCTGACAGCTACGGCGTCGCGCGCATCGGCGAAGCGCTGATGCTGCGCTCCGGCGGCATCGTCAAACCGATCCTGCTGCTGGAAGGCTTCTTCTGCGCGGACGATTTGCCCGTTCTGGCGGCAAATCATATCGAAACCGCGGTACACAGCATCGAACAGCTTGAGGCGCTGGAGCAGGCAACCCTGCCGCACCCGGTGACGGTATGGATGAAGCTGGATACCGGCATGCACCGGCTGGGCGTGCGCCCGGAGCAGGCGGAAGCGTTTTATCAGCGCCTGTGCGCCTGCCGTAACGTGGCGCAGCCGGTGAATATCATGAGCCATTTCAGCCGGGCGGATGAGCCGGAATCTGACGCGACGCTGCGGCAAATCGCCTGTTTTGAACAGTTTGCCCGCGGCAAGCCGGGGCAGCGCTCCATCGCCGCCTCCGGCGGCACGCTGCTGTGGCCGGATGCACATAACGAATGGGTGCGGCCGGGAATTATTTTGTACGGCGTCTCGCCGCTGGAAAGCGGTGACGGCGGCGCCTTTGACCTGCAGCCGGCAATGACGCTGAAATCCAGCCTGATCGCAGTGCGCGAGCATCGGGCCGGCGAGCCGGTCGGCTACGGCGGCAGTTGGGTCAGCGAGCGCGATACCCGCCTGGGCGTGGTGGCGATAGGGTACGGCGACGGCTACCCGCGCAGCGCGCCGAGCGGCACGCCGATCTGGCTGAACGGCCGCGAAGTGCCGATCGTCGGCCGGGTGTCGATGGATATGATCTCCGTCGATCTGGGGCCGAACGCCGGGGATAAAGTGGGTGATGAGGCGATACTGTGGGGCGCCGCACTGCCGGTGGAGCGCGTCGCCGCCACGACCGGCATCAGCGCCTATGAGCTGATCACTAAACTGACCCAGCGCGTGGCGATGGAGTATATCGGCGACTGA
- the dnaB gene encoding replicative DNA helicase: MAGKKPTNKSNEAQAPRDRQMEGLKMPPHSLEAEQSVLGGLMLDNERWDNVAERVVANDFFSRPHRLIFTEMQRLLEMSKPIDLITLSESLEQRGDLDSVGGFAYLAELAKNTPSAANIGAYADIVRERAVVREMIAVANEIADAGYDPQGRTSEDLLDLAESRVFQIAENRASKDEGPKSVDQILEATVSRIESLYQTPHDGVTGVDTGYQDLNKKTAGLQRSDLIIVAARPSMGKTTFAMNLCENAAMLQDKPVLIFSLEMPGEQIMMRMLASLSRVDQTRIRTGQLDDEDWARISSTMGILLEKRNMYIDDSSGLTPTEVRSRARRIFRENDGLSLIMIDYLQLMRVPSLSDNRTLEIAEISRSLKALAKELQVPVVALSQLNRSLEQRADKRPVNSDLRESGSIEQDADLIMFIYRDEVYHENSDLKGIAEIIIGKQRNGPIGTVRLTFNGQWSRFDNYAGPQYDDE; encoded by the coding sequence ATGGCAGGAAAGAAACCCACCAACAAATCTAACGAGGCTCAGGCACCGCGCGATCGCCAAATGGAAGGGCTGAAGATGCCGCCGCATTCGCTGGAGGCGGAACAGTCCGTGTTGGGCGGTTTAATGCTGGATAACGAACGCTGGGACAACGTGGCGGAACGCGTGGTCGCCAACGACTTCTTCAGCCGTCCGCACCGCCTGATCTTTACCGAGATGCAGCGCCTGCTTGAAATGAGCAAGCCGATTGACCTGATCACCCTGTCCGAATCGCTGGAACAGCGGGGCGATCTGGATTCCGTCGGCGGCTTCGCCTATCTGGCCGAGCTGGCGAAAAACACCCCGAGCGCCGCCAACATCGGCGCCTATGCCGATATCGTGCGCGAGCGCGCGGTGGTGCGCGAGATGATCGCGGTGGCCAATGAGATCGCCGACGCCGGCTATGATCCGCAGGGGCGCACCAGCGAAGATCTGCTCGATCTGGCGGAATCGCGGGTATTCCAGATTGCGGAAAACCGCGCCAGTAAGGACGAAGGGCCGAAAAGCGTCGATCAGATCCTGGAAGCCACCGTTTCCCGTATCGAGTCGCTGTACCAGACGCCGCACGACGGCGTCACCGGGGTGGATACCGGCTATCAGGATCTGAATAAGAAAACCGCCGGCCTGCAGCGTTCGGATCTGATCATCGTGGCGGCGCGTCCGTCGATGGGTAAAACCACCTTTGCGATGAACCTGTGCGAAAACGCCGCGATGCTGCAGGACAAGCCGGTGCTGATCTTCAGCCTGGAGATGCCCGGCGAGCAGATCATGATGCGTATGCTGGCCTCGCTGTCGCGCGTCGATCAGACCCGTATCCGTACCGGCCAGCTGGACGATGAGGACTGGGCGCGCATTTCCAGCACCATGGGCATCCTGCTGGAGAAGCGCAATATGTATATCGACGATTCCTCCGGCCTGACGCCGACCGAGGTGCGCTCGCGCGCCCGCCGTATTTTCCGTGAAAACGACGGCCTGAGCCTGATCATGATCGACTACCTGCAGCTGATGCGCGTACCGTCGCTGTCGGACAACCGAACGCTGGAAATCGCCGAAATCTCGCGCTCGCTGAAGGCGCTGGCGAAGGAGCTGCAGGTGCCGGTGGTGGCGCTGTCGCAGCTGAACCGCTCCCTGGAGCAGCGCGCCGACAAACGCCCGGTCAACTCCGACCTGCGTGAATCCGGCTCCATCGAGCAGGATGCCGACCTTATCATGTTCATCTACCGTGATGAGGTGTATCACGAGAACAGCGATCTGAAAGGGATCGCCGAAATCATTATTGGTAAGCAGCGTAACGGCCCGATCGGCACCGTACGTCTGACCTTTAACGGCCAGTGGTCACGCTTTGACAACTATGCCGGCCCGCAATATGACGATGAATAA
- the dusA gene encoding tRNA dihydrouridine(20/20a) synthase DusA — MLDWTDRHCRYFHRLLSKETLLYTEMVTTGAIIHGKGDYLAYSDEEHPLALQLGGSDPAALAHCARLAEQRGYDEINLNVGCPSDRVQNGMFGACLMGQAALVADCVKAMRDVVSIPVTVKTRIGIDDQDSYAFLCDFIDTVSGRGECETFIIHARKAWLSGLSPKENREVPPLDYPRVYQLKRDFPALTIAINGGVKSLAEAQQHLQHVDGVMMGREAYQNPGILAQVDRELFGSQAAVRDSVEVVEALYPYIERELANGTYLGHITRHILGLFQGIPGARQWRRHLSENAHKAGADVRVVEQALSLVRQPRSEVA, encoded by the coding sequence ATGCTCGACTGGACCGACCGTCATTGCCGTTATTTCCACCGCCTGCTGAGCAAAGAGACGCTGTTGTATACCGAAATGGTAACCACCGGCGCGATCATTCACGGCAAAGGGGATTATCTGGCGTACAGCGACGAGGAACACCCGCTGGCGCTGCAATTGGGCGGCAGCGATCCGGCGGCGCTGGCGCACTGCGCCAGACTGGCGGAACAGCGCGGCTATGATGAGATCAACCTGAACGTCGGTTGCCCGTCCGACCGGGTGCAGAACGGTATGTTCGGCGCCTGCCTGATGGGGCAGGCCGCGCTGGTGGCGGACTGCGTTAAAGCGATGCGCGACGTGGTGTCGATTCCGGTAACGGTGAAAACCCGTATCGGCATTGACGATCAGGATAGCTACGCCTTCCTGTGCGACTTTATTGACACCGTTTCCGGCCGCGGCGAGTGCGAGACGTTTATCATCCATGCGCGTAAAGCCTGGTTGTCCGGCCTGAGCCCGAAAGAGAACCGCGAAGTGCCGCCGCTGGACTATCCGCGCGTTTATCAGCTCAAGCGCGACTTCCCGGCGCTGACCATCGCCATTAACGGCGGCGTCAAGTCGCTGGCCGAGGCGCAGCAGCACCTGCAGCACGTCGATGGCGTGATGATGGGGCGCGAAGCCTATCAGAATCCGGGCATTCTGGCGCAGGTGGACCGCGAGCTGTTTGGCTCGCAGGCGGCAGTGCGCGACAGCGTCGAGGTGGTGGAGGCGCTGTATCCGTACATCGAGCGCGAACTGGCGAACGGCACCTATCTGGGCCATATCACCCGCCATATTCTGGGTCTGTTCCAGGGGATCCCGGGGGCGCGCCAGTGGCGGCGCCACCTGAGTGAGAATGCCCATAAGGCGGGGGCCGACGTGCGCGTGGTGGAGCAGGCGCTTAGTCTGGTGCGCCAGCCGCGCAGTGAGGTGGCGTAA
- a CDS encoding diacylglycerol kinase: MANQTTGLTRIIKAAGYSYQGLTAAWRNEAAFRQESVAAAIAVIVALWLDVDAVARILLIGSVLLVLIVEVLNSAIEAIVDRVGTDYHELSGRAKDMGSAAVSLSIILALLVWVTLLWRHFA; the protein is encoded by the coding sequence ATGGCAAATCAAACGACCGGCTTGACCCGGATCATCAAAGCGGCGGGTTACTCGTATCAAGGATTAACGGCGGCCTGGCGCAATGAGGCGGCGTTTCGCCAGGAGTCGGTGGCGGCGGCGATTGCCGTGATTGTGGCGCTGTGGCTGGATGTCGACGCCGTGGCGCGCATTTTACTGATTGGCTCGGTGCTGTTGGTGCTGATCGTCGAAGTGCTCAACAGCGCCATTGAGGCGATCGTCGACCGCGTCGGCACCGACTACCATGAGCTGTCCGGCCGTGCCAAGGATATGGGATCGGCGGCGGTGTCGCTGAGTATTATCCTGGCGCTGTTGGTCTGGGTAACGCTGCTGTGGCGGCATTTCGCCTGA
- a CDS encoding quinone oxidoreductase, protein MAKRIQFSATGGPEVLQYVDFTPLDPAAGEVQIENRAIGINYIDTYVRSGLYAPPSLPSGLGTEAAGVVTKVGAGVSALKPGDRVVYAQAALGAYSDVHNVPEEKVAQLPDNISFEQGAASFLKGLTVHYLLRQTYNLQPGETFLLHAAAGGVGLIACQWAKALGARLIGSVGSAEKAALAQQAGAWATINYQQEDIAERVAALTNGEKVGVVYDSVGKSTWQASLNSLKRRGLMVSFGNASGPVTGVDLALLNQKGSLYVTRPSLNGYITNRAELEYASNELFALIGSGAIKVEVNDEQKFALGDAQRAHQLLESRQTSGSSLLIPG, encoded by the coding sequence ATGGCCAAGCGCATTCAGTTTTCCGCCACCGGCGGACCGGAAGTCTTGCAATACGTTGATTTTACACCGCTCGATCCGGCCGCCGGCGAGGTACAGATTGAAAACCGGGCCATCGGCATCAACTACATCGATACCTATGTGCGCAGCGGTTTATACGCGCCGCCATCGCTGCCGAGCGGTCTGGGCACCGAAGCGGCCGGCGTGGTGACCAAAGTGGGCGCCGGCGTCAGCGCGCTGAAGCCGGGCGACCGAGTGGTGTATGCGCAGGCGGCGCTGGGCGCCTACAGCGACGTGCACAACGTGCCGGAAGAGAAAGTGGCGCAGTTGCCCGACAACATCAGTTTTGAACAGGGCGCGGCCTCCTTCCTCAAGGGGCTGACCGTGCACTATCTGCTGCGGCAGACCTATAATCTGCAGCCGGGGGAAACCTTCCTGCTCCACGCGGCCGCCGGCGGCGTCGGGCTGATCGCCTGCCAGTGGGCGAAGGCGCTGGGCGCCAGGCTGATCGGCAGCGTCGGTTCGGCGGAAAAAGCGGCGCTGGCGCAGCAGGCCGGCGCCTGGGCTACCATCAACTATCAGCAGGAAGATATTGCCGAACGCGTGGCGGCGCTGACCAACGGAGAAAAAGTCGGCGTAGTGTATGATTCGGTCGGCAAAAGCACCTGGCAGGCTTCGCTCAACAGCCTGAAGCGCCGTGGCCTGATGGTCAGCTTCGGCAACGCCTCCGGGCCGGTAACCGGCGTCGATCTGGCGCTGCTGAATCAGAAAGGCTCACTGTACGTCACCCGTCCTTCCCTTAACGGTTACATCACCAACCGTGCGGAACTGGAATATGCCAGCAATGAGCTGTTTGCGCTGATTGGCAGCGGCGCCATCAAGGTTGAAGTGAACGACGAGCAAAAATTCGCATTGGGCGACGCGCAGCGCGCGCACCAGCTGTTGGAAAGCCGTCAGACCAGCGGCTCCAGCCTGCTGATTCCAGGCTGA
- the pspG gene encoding envelope stress response protein PspG, with product MLEIFFFIGFVLMLLVTGVSLLGVLAALLVASAFMLLGGLFAMMIKLLPWLILAVVGVWIYRSLQKPQTRRY from the coding sequence ATGCTAGAAATTTTCTTTTTTATCGGCTTCGTGCTGATGCTGCTGGTCACCGGCGTTTCGCTGCTGGGTGTGTTGGCCGCGCTGCTGGTGGCCTCGGCCTTTATGCTGTTGGGCGGCCTGTTTGCGATGATGATTAAGCTGTTGCCGTGGCTGATTCTGGCGGTGGTTGGCGTGTGGATTTATCGTTCGTTGCAAAAGCCGCAGACACGGCGCTATTGA
- a CDS encoding SDR family oxidoreductase — protein MNASVFSMNTSLAGKVAAVTGAASGIGLECAKIMLQAGAKVVLIDRDADKLREVVGELGEQALPLQVDLMDGAQVDGILAQILKLAGRLDIFHANAGAYIGGAVEEGDPDVWERVLKLNTSAAFRSVRAVLPQLIAQKSGDIIFTSSIAGVVPVVWEPIYTASKFAVQAFVHSTRRQVAQHGVRVGAVLPGPVVTSLLDDWPKEKMEEALANGSLMQPIEVAESVLFMVTRSPNVTVRDLVILPNSVDL, from the coding sequence ATGAACGCTTCTGTCTTCTCTATGAATACTTCCCTGGCGGGCAAAGTCGCCGCCGTCACGGGTGCTGCGTCCGGTATCGGGCTGGAGTGCGCCAAAATCATGCTGCAGGCCGGCGCCAAAGTGGTGCTGATCGATCGCGATGCGGACAAACTGCGCGAGGTGGTCGGCGAGCTGGGCGAGCAGGCGCTGCCGCTGCAGGTTGACCTGATGGACGGAGCCCAGGTGGACGGCATTCTGGCGCAGATCCTCAAACTGGCCGGCCGGCTGGACATTTTCCACGCCAACGCCGGCGCCTATATCGGCGGCGCGGTGGAAGAGGGCGACCCGGACGTGTGGGAGCGGGTGCTGAAGCTTAACACCAGCGCGGCGTTTCGCAGCGTGCGCGCCGTGCTGCCGCAGCTGATCGCGCAGAAGTCCGGCGACATCATTTTCACCAGCTCCATCGCCGGCGTGGTGCCGGTGGTGTGGGAACCCATCTATACTGCTTCTAAATTCGCCGTGCAGGCGTTCGTCCACTCGACCCGCCGACAGGTGGCGCAGCACGGCGTGCGCGTCGGCGCGGTGCTGCCCGGCCCGGTGGTGACCTCGCTGCTGGATGACTGGCCAAAAGAGAAAATGGAAGAAGCGCTGGCGAACGGCAGCCTGATGCAGCCGATTGAGGTCGCCGAGTCGGTGCTGTTTATGGTGACGCGCTCGCCGAACGTGACGGTGCGCGACCTGGTCATTTTGCCGAACAGCGTCGATCTCTGA
- the lexA gene encoding transcriptional repressor LexA, which produces MKALTTRQQEVYDLIREHISQTGMPPTRAEIALRLGFRSPNAAEEHLKALARKGVIEIVSGASRGIRLLMEDEDGLPLIGRVAAGEPLLAQQHIEGHYKVDPSLFKPNADFLLRVNGMSMRDIGILDGDLLAVHKTQDVRNGQVVVARIEDEVTVKRLKRSGNLVELLPENSEFTPIKVDLREQNFTIEGLAVGVIRNGDWI; this is translated from the coding sequence ATGAAAGCACTAACTACCAGGCAGCAAGAGGTCTACGATCTGATTCGCGAGCATATCTCGCAAACCGGCATGCCGCCAACGCGTGCCGAGATCGCGCTGCGCCTGGGGTTCCGCTCGCCTAATGCCGCCGAAGAGCACCTGAAGGCGCTGGCCCGCAAGGGCGTGATCGAGATCGTTTCCGGCGCCTCGCGCGGCATCCGCCTGCTGATGGAAGATGAAGACGGCCTGCCGCTGATCGGTCGGGTCGCTGCCGGCGAACCGCTGCTGGCGCAACAGCATATCGAAGGGCACTACAAGGTGGATCCGTCGCTGTTCAAGCCGAACGCGGATTTCCTGCTGCGGGTTAACGGCATGTCGATGCGTGATATCGGCATTCTGGACGGCGACCTGCTGGCGGTGCATAAAACGCAGGATGTGCGCAACGGCCAGGTGGTGGTGGCGCGCATCGAAGACGAAGTGACGGTGAAGCGCTTAAAACGCAGCGGCAATCTGGTCGAGCTGCTGCCTGAAAACAGCGAGTTCACGCCGATCAAGGTTGACCTGCGCGAACAGAATTTCACCATCGAAGGTCTGGCCGTCGGCGTCATCCGCAACGGTGACTGGATCTAA